A single genomic interval of Daucus carota subsp. sativus chromosome 1, DH1 v3.0, whole genome shotgun sequence harbors:
- the LOC108204276 gene encoding uncharacterized protein LOC108204276: MEASRGRDVNLMAPVISSDVNLGNTNTELSLAILPPQAPGGTIPRKRRRPCYGWIDDEDDIDDIVHLRTSPGRQGIKLILPELAPSGQREMPTFLEMLTR, from the exons ATGGAAGCGTCCCGTGGACGTGATGTTAATCTTATGGCCCCTGTTATCAGCTCAGATGTCAACCTCGGTAATACTAACACCGAGCTTTCCCTGGCCATCCTCCCTCCACAAGCACCAGGCGGAACTATTCCAAGGAAACGACGCAGGCCTTGTTACGGGTGGATTGATGATGAGGACGACATTGATGACATTGTGCACTTAAGAACTTCTCCTG GTCGGcaaggaataaaattaattttaccaGAATTGGCACCAAGTGGACAAAGAGAAATGCCAACATTTCTCGAGATG CTGACGAGGTAA